A stretch of Henckelia pumila isolate YLH828 chromosome 4, ASM3356847v2, whole genome shotgun sequence DNA encodes these proteins:
- the LOC140867249 gene encoding uncharacterized protein has translation MAQMSSPNSYISTLQFSLLCPPLRVNLVVKQLPRRKSSVRCSGNQIQTLRTCKNCKTRFDPLLNHPRACRYHSSHFGGETKRKFESVYTGGTMDTPDSGKVFQYWHCCGSEDPFDPGCTAAPHASYDD, from the exons ATGGCACAAATGTCAAGTCCAAATTCATATATTTCAACCTTACAATTCTCTCTTTTATGCCCACCGCTCCGGGTAAATTTGGTCGTAAAGCAACTTCCGCGGAGGAAATCGTCTGTCCGGTGTTCGGGAAACCAAATTCAGACTCTACGAACTTGCAAGAATTGCAAAACCCGGTTCGATCCATTGCTCAATCACCCCCGGGCATGCCGTTATCACTCTTCTCATTTTGGAG GAGAAACAAAAAGAAAGTTTGAGAGTGTTTATACCGGCGGGACAATGGACACCCCCGACTCAGGTAAAGTTTTCCAATACTGGCATTGCTGTGGATCTGAAGATCCCTTTGATCCTGGATGCACAGCAGCACCTCATGCTTCTTACGATGATTGA